AACATCTTTCCACATCAGCATCAGCCACATTTCTCCAGTATTGGAAGAACTCATAAGGAGAAGTCTTTTCTGGATCTAACCAAAGGGCACCCTTTTCTGTTTTACCCATCTTCTTACCTTCACTAGTAGTAAGTAGAGTAAAGGTCATACCAAAGGCTGGTTTACTAGATTTTCTTCTAATTAAGTTAGAACCAGCGATAATATTAGACCATTGATCATCCCCACCCATTTGCATCTTACAACCATATTTTTCATTTAATACATAAAAGTCATATGCTTGCATTATCATGTAGTTAAATTCTAAGAAGGATAATCCCTTTTCCATACGAGATTTAAAGCACTCTGCACCTAGCATTCTATTAACAGAGAAATTAGCTCCCACTTCTCTTAAGAATTCTAAATAATTTAAATTCCTTAGCCAATTTGCATTATTAACCATTATTGCTTTGTCATCAGTAAAATCTATGAATCTAGATAATTGTTTTTTAAAATTTTCAGCATTAGCGTCAATATCTTCTACTGTAAGCATCTTTCTCATATCAGTTTTTCCAGAAGGGTCTCCTACCATTGTAGTTCCTCCACCTAGTAAAACAATAGGTCTATGACCTGCCTTTTGCATGTGCATCATAGTCATTGCTTGTAAAAAGTGTCCCACATGTAAGCTATCTGCAGTAGGATCAAAACCAATATAGAAAGTAACAGATTCCTTACCTAAAAGTTCTCTGATTTCATTTTCGTGAGTTGTTTGTTGTATAAATCCTCTTTCTTTAAGAGTATCAAATACATTAGCCATTAACTTCACTTCCTTTCGTAAAATTTTTAAATATTTAAATGGTAGACTGTTATTGGATATAAATAACTGTCTACAACTATTACTCAAATAAAAAAAGGGCCTTCTCGTCTTTTAAGGACGAGAGGACCCGTGGTACCACCTTAATTTGCATAAAGCCTCATATCCACTATAACGGGTGGGAACCGTCAAACTTTAATTTGAAACTCAGACAGGTGTAATTCGTATATCATGTTCTATAGATTTTTCACCAACCAATCTACTCTCTGAATTGTAACCATGATAACTTAATAGTCAATCTTCAATGTTTTTGTCATTATTATTTTATCCTATATTACCATATATTTATGCAATATGACAAGATTTTGTTTAAGGCATAATCAAAATTACTTTGAAATAGGGCTAGTTTATTTTTCTCTTATACCTAAAAAGGATAATATGAATAATAAATAAGTAAAGTGAAAAACCTAAATATAAGAAAATCATTGAAAAACTTAGTAAAAACCTTTAAAATAGATAAGTCAGTTGGCAATATTTTCACATTAAAAAAACTATGGGGAGTTAAAAATATGAAAAATAAGACTAGACTTTTAGTACATAGTGCTATAATCGGAGCCATATACGTGGTACTTACTATAATATTTGCTCCAATAAGTTATGGTCCTGTGCAGGTAAGAATTTCAGAGGCCTTAACCGTATTACCTTTTTTTACACCAGCAGCCATTCCAGGACTATTTGTAGGCTGTGTAATTGCTAATATATATGGTGGTGGAGGCATGGTTGATATAGTATTTGGTAGTTTAGCAACCTTATTTGCAGCCTTTGTATCATATAAAATGCCTAAAAAAATATTAGTTCCATTACCGCCTGTACTCATAAATGCAGTTGCAGTAGGTTTTATATTAAACTATTTATTTAACCTTCCATTTTTTATAAGTGCCCTATGGGTAGGGTTAGGTCAAATAGTAGCATGCTATGGACTAGGTTATCCACTAATGATGGTTTTAGAAAGATACAAGGATAGAATATTTAAAAACGGTATATAGACAAGAAAAAACATGTGATAAAGACAAAAAATCTTTATCACATGTTTTTTTTGTATGTTAAAAGAAGAACGGAAGGAAAATTAAGAAAAATGTAGAAAATTATGATAATGGAGAGGAGGAGTTTTTATGAAGAAATTTAAATTTAAAAAGAAGATAAATAAAATAAAGAAAAAAAGAGAAAAAAATAATGTGTGGAGTAATTTAAGTATAGGTAAAAAATATGGAGTGGCTAATATAACTATTATAATTTTATTTTTAATATCTACCATAATAACGGTAAATTCCATAAAAACCATAGAAAGAAATATGAATAAATTAGAGAACATTGATAGGCAAGTTATTATGTACAATAAGATGAGTGATGGGTTTACTAAAAAGTTGTATCATATATCAGAATTTATATATTTTCAAAGTACAGGGTATATTAATGACTATGAGAGATCTAAGGAAGAATTAGATAATCTTATTAAAGAATTAGATCCATTAATTAAAGGTGAAAACCTACCCTTTTTATATGAGCAAGTTAAATTAAAAGATAAGGGCATAGACGAGGAATTCAATTCAAATATAATCAAGGGTGTAAAAGACAGAAATGATTTATTAGTATTAAATGCAAAGATAGCTCTCCAATCTAAAAGGAAATCTGCCATAGCTTTACTAAAGGAGATGAGTAAAGAATTAGATATGGAGAGGGAAAAGGCTAACAAATCTGTAGAGATTAGCATGACAAAGGCTGTCTATTCTTTAGGAATATCTATTACAGCATGCATAATTCTTGGAATTATATTGATGTATCTTATATCTAGAAATATTAATAAAAACTTAAATAGAGTAGTAGATGTTAGTAAACGTGTGGCCAATGGAGACTTATCTGGTGAGAAAATAGAATATAAGGGAAGAGATGAGATTGGACAATTGGCTTTAGTTACTAATACTATGACAGATAATTTAAGGGAAATAATAAAAGAGATAATAAATACTTCTGATAAAGTAAAAAACGAAACTTTAGAATTTGTTCAAATTACGGGGGAAATAAATAGGGGTAGTACCCAAATTGCATCTACTATGGACGAACTGGCTAATGGAGCTGAAAATCAAGCTAATTCATCTGTAAACATATTAAATTCTATTAATGAATTAGAAAATTTAATAGATGAATCTGTAAATTATTCAGAAAAAGTAAAACACAGTTCTGAAGAAGTAAAAGACGTATCAGATATGGGAAATAATTTAATAATAGATTCTGTAAAGCAAATGGATAATATTAATGAAGTAGTAAGAGAACTTGGAAATAAGGTCCAAACATTAGATAGTAAATCAAAAAATATATCAAAACTAATTGGTGTTATAAATGACATATCAAGTCAAACTAATTTATTAGCTTTAAATGCAGCAATAGAAGCAGCTCGTGCAGGAGAAGCAGGTAGGGGATTTGCCGTAGTTGCAGAAGAAATTAGAAAATTAGCAGTACAAGTTAATAATTCCACGTCAGAGATAACTAGTATAGTCTCAGATATACAACAGGAATCTAATTATATGATAAAGTCATTAAATGAAAGTTATAAACAAGTAGAAATTGGTTCCAATCAAATTAAAGATACGGAAAAGGCATTCATAAAGATAAATAAAGAAGTGAATTCCATATATGGACAGATAGAACAAATGAGTGGCAATTTAACTACTATTAAAGAATATAGTTCTAATATAAATAATACTATAGAAGAGGTAAGTGCCATAGCCCAGGAAAATTCAGCATCTGTAGAAGAAACGGCTACTTTAGTAGAAGAAGAAAATCTATTAGTAAAAAATTTAAATGACAAAAATAGAATAATAAAAGAAGCAACGGAGAATTTAAAAGATATTGTAAATAAGTTTACTATTTAAGATTAGTTTAAGTTTTGTATGATAAAATAAAATCATTAAGTATCAGAACAGGAGGTTCATAAAATGGAGTATAAAATATTGCATAAGGGTGCATACCCATTAGTAGAAGTAAATTTAGGTCGAGGTGAAAGATTAAAGGCTGAATCTGGTGCCATGGTTGCCATGTCAAATACTATTGATGTGGACGGAAAAATGGAAGGTGGACTTATGGCAGGTCTTGGAAGATTACTAGCTGGAGAAAAGTTTTTCTTCCAAACATTAAATGCATCTCGTGGAGATGGAACCGTATTATTAGCTCCATCTAGTACGGGTGATATAGTAGATATTACTTTAGACGGAAGTCATGGTATGTGTGTTCAAAAGGATGGATTTTTAGCAGGACAAGAAGGTATAGAAGTATCAACAAACATGCAGAATTTAGCTAAAGGAATATTTTCTGGAGAAGGCTTTTTCATATTAAAGATAAGTGGTAAAGGTCATTTATTCTTAAATTCTTTTGGAGCAATCCATGAGTTGAATTTACAACCAGGAGAAGAAATGATAGTAGATAACAGCCACTTAGTAGCATGGGCAGATTATATGGACTATACTATAGAGAAGGCTTCAAAGGGATGGATATCAAGTTTCACATCTGGAGAAGGACTAGTATGTAAATTTAGGGGACCTGGAAAAGTATATATTCAAAGTAGAAATCCAGGATCATTTGGAACTTGGTTAAAGCCATATATTCCAATGCCAAGTGGTAAGTAGAAATTAACTAATAAAGGGACGGTAATAACCGTCCCTTTTTAATATTTAAAATCTTAAATCCCTTTCTCCTTCTTCCAGTCTTTTTAAAAGGTTCATAGCAGCCGATTTGGCCTTTTCATTAGGAATATCCTTTAAAAATTTATCTATTACATCTTTACCCTTTTCTCTTAATTCATCATCAGCATAATCTAATAAAAATTCTTTAAAAGTAAGAAGGGCATTAGGTAAACATACATTTTGGATTTGACCAGTTTTAGCCAATCTCATGAATCTATCTCCTGTACGCCCTTCCCTGTAACAGGCAGTGCAATAACTTGGTAAATATCCCGTTTCACAGAGTTCCTTTAATACTTCAATAGGAGAACGATGGTCTCCCACTTCAAATTGTGGTTTTCTTCTTTCATTAGTATGCTCATATTCCTCTAAGTAACCACCAACTCCTGTACAAGAACCAGCACTTATTTGAGAAACACCAAGAGCCATAACTTCGCTTCTGTATTCCGGTTCTTCTCTAGTAGATAAAATCATTCCCGTATAAGGAACTGCCAATCTTAAAATAGCTACGATTTTCTTGAAATCTTCATCATTCACAAGATGTGGGAAGTTTTTAGTATCTACATCTAAGGCATTTCTCAATCTTGGTACAGATATGGTATGAGGTCCTACCCCAAAAGTATCCTCTAAATGTTCTGCATGCATTAACATGGCAATAGTTTCATATTTGTGATCATAAAGTCCGTATAAAGTACCTATACCAACATCGTCAATGCCAGCTTCCATGGCCCTATCCATGGCTGTAGTATGCCATTCATAATTATGTTTAGGGCCAGTAGGGTGCATTTTTTCATATGTTTCCTTATGATAAGCCTCTTGGAACAATATGTAAGTTCCTATATCTGCATCCTTTAATCTCTTGTAGTCTTCCACTGTAGTAGCAGCTATATTCACATTGATTCTTCTAATACTACCATTATCAAATTTTAATGAATATATAGTATCAATACATTCTAATATATAATCTAGTGAACAATTAACATTATCTTCACCAGCTTCCAATGCCAATCTCTTATGACCTAAACCTTCTAATACTTTCACTTCAGTAGCTAATTCATTCATAGCCAATTTTTTTCTTTCTAGATCTGAATTAGAATGTTTGTATCCACAGTAGACACAATTATTTACACAATAATTGCTAACATATAGGGGGGCAAACATTACTATCCTTTTCCCATATATATTTTCTTTTATTTCCTTTGCCTCTTTAAAGATTTCATCTAATATTTCTGGATCATCTATATTTAATAACACTGCTGCCTCTTTATGATTAAGTCCTTCTAATTTTCGTGCCTTTTCTAAAAGACTTCTGATGTAATTTTTATCCTTTGATTTTTCTTCACCATACTTAATAGAAGATAATATTTCTTCATGATTAATAAATTCTACAGCCTTTAATTTTTTCAATTAAAATAACCTCCTTAAACTAAAAAATCTTCCTGAGCATAGGAAGTTATAAAAGGATAGTCCATAGAATATAAGGATTAATACTTGATAAAAAGTTAACAAAATCTAATGCTATGTTAAATCCTTATAAAATAAGGTAAACCTATAACATCCTTCCCTTTTACTCAGATCACTTTGTAATTAGGTAAGAAATAATTTGTAATGACCCCCATAAAAGAAAAAACTCATATGGGAGACTTAATTATATAAATTATAACTTAATTAATTATTATTTACCATGTATAAATTTAACAAATATTAAAAAAATTATTACCTTTTATACCTTTTATTAAATAAACTTCTAAGGGTGGATCTGTACATATTGCAAAAAGCCTATTGACAAGCGTTTACATCAAATGTATAATAATGATAATCATTATCAATTAAAAAAGGAGGGGAAAATTGTGACGGCTTTAGTGGTAGGTGCGGATAAGCTAGGTAATATACCAGATATATTGAACGAAGAAGGAATAACTGATTTTATACATTGGAAGGGCAGAAAAAAAGGTATGAGGAATATGACCATACCTAAAAATATAGATATGGTTATTGTTTTATATGATTACATAGAACATAACTTAGCTAAGATAATTAAGAAAGAAATTAAGAATATAGAAGTGCCCTGTGTTTTCGCTAAGAGGTCTGTAAGTGATTTAAAGATTCAATTAGAAAAGTGTAGAGAATGTAGA
The sequence above is a segment of the Anaeromicrobium sediminis genome. Coding sequences within it:
- the tyrS gene encoding tyrosine--tRNA ligase yields the protein MANVFDTLKERGFIQQTTHENEIRELLGKESVTFYIGFDPTADSLHVGHFLQAMTMMHMQKAGHRPIVLLGGGTTMVGDPSGKTDMRKMLTVEDIDANAENFKKQLSRFIDFTDDKAIMVNNANWLRNLNYLEFLREVGANFSVNRMLGAECFKSRMEKGLSFLEFNYMIMQAYDFYVLNEKYGCKMQMGGDDQWSNIIAGSNLIRRKSSKPAFGMTFTLLTTSEGKKMGKTEKGALWLDPEKTSPYEFFQYWRNVADADVERCLALLTFLPMDEVRRLSALEGAEINKAKEILAFEVTKLVHGEENATKSLEATKALFGKGPASANVPSTEMSSSEFTEGIGLLKLLCDLSLTPSVSEARRLVKQGGVSLNGEKVTDFKYEVTLNDFKDNELMIKKGKKTYHQVKLNG
- a CDS encoding QueT transporter family protein, with protein sequence MKNKTRLLVHSAIIGAIYVVLTIIFAPISYGPVQVRISEALTVLPFFTPAAIPGLFVGCVIANIYGGGGMVDIVFGSLATLFAAFVSYKMPKKILVPLPPVLINAVAVGFILNYLFNLPFFISALWVGLGQIVACYGLGYPLMMVLERYKDRIFKNGI
- a CDS encoding methyl-accepting chemotaxis protein → MKKFKFKKKINKIKKKREKNNVWSNLSIGKKYGVANITIIILFLISTIITVNSIKTIERNMNKLENIDRQVIMYNKMSDGFTKKLYHISEFIYFQSTGYINDYERSKEELDNLIKELDPLIKGENLPFLYEQVKLKDKGIDEEFNSNIIKGVKDRNDLLVLNAKIALQSKRKSAIALLKEMSKELDMEREKANKSVEISMTKAVYSLGISITACIILGIILMYLISRNINKNLNRVVDVSKRVANGDLSGEKIEYKGRDEIGQLALVTNTMTDNLREIIKEIINTSDKVKNETLEFVQITGEINRGSTQIASTMDELANGAENQANSSVNILNSINELENLIDESVNYSEKVKHSSEEVKDVSDMGNNLIIDSVKQMDNINEVVRELGNKVQTLDSKSKNISKLIGVINDISSQTNLLALNAAIEAARAGEAGRGFAVVAEEIRKLAVQVNNSTSEITSIVSDIQQESNYMIKSLNESYKQVEIGSNQIKDTEKAFIKINKEVNSIYGQIEQMSGNLTTIKEYSSNINNTIEEVSAIAQENSASVEETATLVEEENLLVKNLNDKNRIIKEATENLKDIVNKFTI
- a CDS encoding TIGR00266 family protein — protein: MEYKILHKGAYPLVEVNLGRGERLKAESGAMVAMSNTIDVDGKMEGGLMAGLGRLLAGEKFFFQTLNASRGDGTVLLAPSSTGDIVDITLDGSHGMCVQKDGFLAGQEGIEVSTNMQNLAKGIFSGEGFFILKISGKGHLFLNSFGAIHELNLQPGEEMIVDNSHLVAWADYMDYTIEKASKGWISSFTSGEGLVCKFRGPGKVYIQSRNPGSFGTWLKPYIPMPSGK
- the hydG gene encoding [FeFe] hydrogenase H-cluster radical SAM maturase HydG, yielding MKKLKAVEFINHEEILSSIKYGEEKSKDKNYIRSLLEKARKLEGLNHKEAAVLLNIDDPEILDEIFKEAKEIKENIYGKRIVMFAPLYVSNYCVNNCVYCGYKHSNSDLERKKLAMNELATEVKVLEGLGHKRLALEAGEDNVNCSLDYILECIDTIYSLKFDNGSIRRINVNIAATTVEDYKRLKDADIGTYILFQEAYHKETYEKMHPTGPKHNYEWHTTAMDRAMEAGIDDVGIGTLYGLYDHKYETIAMLMHAEHLEDTFGVGPHTISVPRLRNALDVDTKNFPHLVNDEDFKKIVAILRLAVPYTGMILSTREEPEYRSEVMALGVSQISAGSCTGVGGYLEEYEHTNERRKPQFEVGDHRSPIEVLKELCETGYLPSYCTACYREGRTGDRFMRLAKTGQIQNVCLPNALLTFKEFLLDYADDELREKGKDVIDKFLKDIPNEKAKSAAMNLLKRLEEGERDLRF
- a CDS encoding DUF2325 domain-containing protein, whose protein sequence is MTALVVGADKLGNIPDILNEEGITDFIHWKGRKKGMRNMTIPKNIDMVIVLYDYIEHNLAKIIKKEIKNIEVPCVFAKRSVSDLKIQLEKCRECRKCVKNM